GTCCTCCGATGCTTTCGAGATGGTCAGGCGCGAGCCGTGGACGAGGTGGAGTCGGATTCCGGCGACCGCTCGGCGCCGAGCACCAGAGCCTCGGCTTCGGCGACGACACCGGATTCCGTTCGCGGCGTACGCGTTCCGGGGCGCCGCAGGAAGACCGTCCAGACGACGATCGCGCAGAGGACGTAGAAGGCCAGGAACACCCAGAACGCCGTCGTAGCGGAATTGGTGGAGGCGTAGGACGAGCGCAGCACCAGGTTGATGCCCACCCCGCCGAGGGCACCGATCGCGCCGACGAAGCCGATCAGGGCGCCGGAGGTGTTGCGCGACCAGGCCGCCTGTTCGGCCGAATTCCCCGGCAGGCTCTTGGATTTCGCGTCGAACACCGACGGGATGATCTTGGTGACCGAACCGTTGCCGATGCCCGAGAGCACGAACAGCGCGATGAATCCGGCGACCAGGACGGCCATGGTGGCGCCGGAGGCGACCCCGTTGTTACGGTCGGCGGCCACACTGGCGACCGCGACCACGACGGCCGCGGCCATCATGCCGCCGAAGGCGAACAGCGTCACCCGGCTGCCGCCGATACGGTCGGCCCACGTGCCGCCGTAGGGGCGGGCCAGCGAACCGAGCAGCGGTCCGATGAACGCGATCTGCGCGGCGTGCAGGCTGGCCTGGGCGGCCGAGTCGCCACCGGCCTTGAAACTGATCTGCAGCACCTGACCGAAGGCGAAGCTGAATCCGATGAACGATCCGAAGGTGCCGATGTAGAGGAAGGCGATCGCCCACGACTGCGGGACCTTCAGCGACTCCAGCATGTAGGACAGATCCGCCTTCTGGTTGCGCAGATTGTCCATGTACAGCGCCGCACCGATACCGGCGATCGCGATGAAGGCCAGATACACCAGGCACACGATCGAGGCGTGGGTATTGCCGACAGTAGCGATCACCAGCAGACCGATCAGCTGGATCACCGGGACGCCGATATTGCCGCCGCCGGCGTTCATCCCCAGCGCCCAGCCCTTGAGCCGCTGCGGATAGAAGGCGTTGATATTGGTCATCGAGGAGGCGAAGTTGCCGCCGCCGAAGCCCGCGAACGCCGCCACCACCATGAATGTGGTGTAGGAGGTGCCGGGCTGGTTGATGAAGTACAGCGTCAGCAGCGTCGGGATCAGCAGCATCAGCGCGCTGAAGATCGTCCAGTTGCGGCCGCCGAAACGGGCGGTGGCGACGGTGTAGGGGATGCGCAGGATGCCGCCGACCAGAGTCGGCATCGCGACCAGGAAGAACTTCCCGGCGGCATCGATGCCGAACTTCTCGGTCGGCATGAACAGCACCATCACCGACCAGATCGACCACACCGAGAATCCGACATGCTCGGCCACGACCGACCAGATCAGATTGCGACGGGCGATGTCCTTGCCGCCGGCCTCCCAGGCCGCGACATCTTCGGCGTCCCAATGCTCGATGTCGTGGTTACGCGTCAGCGTGCTCAACAGGGCCTCCTGAAATCCGGTTGGCCCCAAGGTAGGAAACGGGTATTGCCGCGATGCTGCGCCACATGACGCGTAAATCAACGGTTGCTCACGATTCCGGCGTTTTCCCGGTGAGAACTCCGGCTATGTTTCGCCCATATGACACAACGGTTTCCGTGCGTCACGAAGTGCCCACGGTCACGGAGTGAGCCGGTGAGCTCGACCTCGGC
The genomic region above belongs to Nocardia spumae and contains:
- a CDS encoding nitrate/nitrite transporter, coding for MSTLTRNHDIEHWDAEDVAAWEAGGKDIARRNLIWSVVAEHVGFSVWSIWSVMVLFMPTEKFGIDAAGKFFLVAMPTLVGGILRIPYTVATARFGGRNWTIFSALMLLIPTLLTLYFINQPGTSYTTFMVVAAFAGFGGGNFASSMTNINAFYPQRLKGWALGMNAGGGNIGVPVIQLIGLLVIATVGNTHASIVCLVYLAFIAIAGIGAALYMDNLRNQKADLSYMLESLKVPQSWAIAFLYIGTFGSFIGFSFAFGQVLQISFKAGGDSAAQASLHAAQIAFIGPLLGSLARPYGGTWADRIGGSRVTLFAFGGMMAAAVVVAVASVAADRNNGVASGATMAVLVAGFIALFVLSGIGNGSVTKIIPSVFDAKSKSLPGNSAEQAAWSRNTSGALIGFVGAIGALGGVGINLVLRSSYASTNSATTAFWVFLAFYVLCAIVVWTVFLRRPGTRTPRTESGVVAEAEALVLGAERSPESDSTSSTARA